Within Elizabethkingia sp. JS20170427COW, the genomic segment TGGCTATAGGTATTATGAATATCTAATCTACTTTTACCTTTTCTTATCTTCTCCAATATAGGAGCAATACCAGATCTAAATTGATGTTTGCGAATAAAAAACCTTACATAAAGGACGGTTGTTACTAAGCCCAAAGTAGGAAGGAACAAATAAAAATAAAATTTATTTTGCCCCACAGCTTCACTCTGTACAGCGTGTGCAACCAAGTGAGTTAGTTTTTTTAAAACAGAAGATACCAATCCTCCTAAGGCTCCTACCAATGCCGCAACGATAATAATGAAAGTATTTTGTGACAAATGTTTTTTCCGCCATAAATTAAGCGCTACGATATGGTAAAGTAGTTTTTCAAACATGTTAAGAGGATGATTTTTCGTTATTTCTCGTAAAAATAACAAAAAATTTTATAAATCTAAAAAACGTACTTTTGTAAAGAGGAGAGTTTATGATTTCAACGAGTTTAAAAAATCAATCATCTTCTGGCCAGAATAGTCTGCCATTCCTTGGGTCTGATGAACTTTATTCCCATTTTTATCCAAAATGACCGTTGTGGGCAAAGTTCCTTGAAAAAAATAAGATGGAATAGCGCTATTGGAATAATAAACAGGAAGGTTCCATTGTTTATCTTTCATTATTTTTTCAGCTTTCATCTGATTTCCATCCACTTCCAGCAATACAAAAACTACCTCATCATCATTTTTAAATTGGTTATACAAACTTTGGATTGTAGGCATTTCCGCTCTACAAGGAGGACACCAAGTTGCCCAAAAGTTAATAAAGACTACCTTCCCCTCCAGGGATTGTAAATCTACCACCTCTCCTTGAGCATTTTTAAAAGACATCGATATTTGATTTTGTTCAGTTTGGCTAGGTTCAACTTTTTCTAATTTAGGTTGAAAAAGTCCCAGCTTCATCATTCCTTGTTGAACGAGCACTTTTACATCTGGGATAAAAAATATAATTAATAAAATTACGATTAAGCTATAATTGATAATCTTCTCTCTCTTTTTCTTGGTCTCCATAAAATCATTAAAGGTTTAAAGATAGTAAAAAAGCTTTATCTAGCGGTATTTAACTTTTAATTCCGTAAATTTACCTCATCATAAAAAATAAAAATGAACATTGTCGATTTATTGATTTTTGAACGTGAAAAAGTAGACTGGAAAGATGTCGTAATGAGTGAAGAAAATCGCAAATCTATAGACCAACTTTTAAAAGAATTCTACTACCTAGACGAACTAAAAAAGTACAACCTTCCTGTTAACAACAAAGTTCTCCTTTACGGACATTCGGGATGCGGAAAAACGATGACAGCTAAGGCAATTGCTTCTAGCCTTAACCGCGCGCTTCTTATTTTGGACCTCAGCAGCTTTGTATCTTCAAGGATTGGAGAAACAGCGAAGAATATCAAAATGGTATTCGAAAAAGCCGAAAGAGAAAAAGCAGTACTCTTCCTTGATGAGTTTGATCATATTGGAAAAATGCGAGGCAACGACGACCAAGATGTAGGAGAAATGAGAAGAATGGTAAACGCCCTTATCCAAATGATAGACCAATGCTCGGATAGGACTTTACTTATTGCTGCTACCAACCACCCCGATATTTTAGATGTTGCCCTATTAAGGCGCTTTCAAGTAAAAATAGGTTACAACATGCCAGACCACTCTGCCCTAGATCTGTATTACGACCAGTTGTTAAAAGACTTTCCTGAGGACTTAAAACACTTCGACAGAAAGTACGACATCTCCTATGCTGAGGCAAAAGATTTTGCGCTTACCAAAATGAAAGAATCTCTTATTAAAACTTTAGAAAACAATCTTTAAAAATATGGAATCTGATATTTTACACAATCTCGATATTATTTTAAAAAGAATAGAAAACGCTTGTATCAAAAGCAACAGAAACCCCGATGAGGTAAAACTGCTCATGGCAACTAAAACAGTATCTGCTGAAAAAATTAGTATTGCCTTAAAAGCAGGACAATGTTTAATCGGTGAAAATAAGGTACAAGAGGTTAAAGAAAAATATGAAGACCTGAAGCCTATTCCGCATACTTCGCATTTTATAGGCCACTTGCAAACCAACAAAATTAAAGATCTTTTGAGATGTGAGGTTTCTTGTATAGAATCTTTAGACCGTTACGATGCTGCCGAAAAGCTACAACAAAGATTAGAGTTTGAGGATAAAACAATGGATGTCTTTATCCAAGTTAACACCTCTAACGAAGAAAGCAAATTTGGAGTAGCTCCTAAAGATGCGGTAGAATTAGTAAAAAAAGTAGCACTTCTCGATAGGATAAAAATAAAAGGATTGATGACCATAGGACTCTTTAGCGCCGAAGAGGATAAAATACGCCCTTGCTTTAAGATTCTAAAAAACTTACAACAAGAGATTTTACAACTCCAAATTCCTAATGTAGAGATGAAAGAGTTGTCTATGGGAATGAGCGGGGATTTAGAAATTGCTATTGAAGAAGGTGCAACTATTGTAAGAGTAGGTACAGCCATCTTTGGAAAACGTATCTACCCGGATAGTTACTATTGGAATGAGGGAAAAGCCTAAAGCTTCTCTACCAATATTTTTTCAAGAACAACAATGCTGAAAGTTTCGGTAATACCGTCATAACTTACCTTTTTACTTTTATCGAAGCTTTCGGTTTCTAAAATTTGGATTTCGGTTCCTAATGCTAATTTTTTATTATTTAAGAATCGAAGGAAATCATCTGAAGAGCTATTCAATGCTACAAATTTCACTTGGCTACCCTCTTCACATTCACTCAATTTAAAATAATTTGTTTTAATGATATTCCCTTCTTTATCGGGTATAGGGGAACCATGAGGATCTGCTTTTGGGAAATTCAGTAGCTGATCTATTTTATCAAAAAACTGTTCGGATTGTATATGCTCTAACTCCTCTGCAATATTGTGTACTTGCTCCCATCCAAAGCCCATTTTTTCTACTAAAAACATTTCGGTAAGCCTGTGTTTTCGTACAATAAGAGCTGCCTTTCTCCTACCTTCCTCTGTTAGGATTATGGGTTTATAACTCTCAAAAACCACCCAACCTTCGGCTGCAAATTTTTTCATCATACTGTTCACACTTGGCATTCTAATCCCAAGGGTATCGCTGAGATCTTTCACTAGAATTTCATTCTTATGATTAGCTAGGTGAAATAGTGCTTTTAAGTAATTTTCTTTCGATAGAGAATTCATAGCCCAAATTTAAATTAAAAAAATGGGTTACACAACGTAAGTTTCCTTCTTACTTTAGCATCCTTGAATATCATGGGAGAACTACCAATGGGACTCTAGCTACATTGATAAGATCATTCACCAAAAATTTCCTGAATAGATGATCGCTAATCAAGCGAGATCCCTTCTGGACAATTAACATTTCACGATGTGCATTTTCAATAATATTATCAATATTATTCAATAAATCTCTACCCTCAAAAACCGCTATATCAGTATTATATTTCTCAGAAAAAAGATTACTTAATTCTCTAAGTTTCATCTCAACACTCGATGTATCTTCCCCTGATTTTGCTAAATGGAAAAAGGTAATGTTACATTTTTTACCGTCTATAAAATTTAAAAACTTTGTTAATTCTAAAATATTAATGGTCACTTTATCACTTACCGCTACAAAAATTTTTTCCTGACAAAAAACTGAAATTTCCTGAGGAAGAGCAACCAATGTATTCCCTATCCTCTCTACTAGCTGTATTGCTATATTTCCAAAAAATAATTTCCTAAGTATCCCTATTTCTTTTATTCCTATAAATATTAAATCTTGGTATTCTGTAGTTTCTATTTTGTTATAATATAATGGAAAGGAAAGTTCGGACACATGATAATCCACTTTTATATTTTTAGACAATATTTTTGAAGACAGTTGTTTAAGACTTGCTAATGCTTGTTCATTAACCTTATTTACAATGTGTAATTTATCTTGAGCCTCAGCAAAAGCAGGCACCATGATATTGGTTTGTGTAAATAGCAACAATTCTGCACCACTCCTTTTACTCCATTCTCCAGCATAGAGTAATAAATTTTGGCAAGTGTCTAGATTTTCTAAAAATAAGATGAATCTCTTTTTCATTCTTAAAATTTATTAAAGTTAGGGGTATCTTAGGCTTTCTGTTACTTTTTCAAAATCTTCGTCTTTATCTGCAATTACCATTAAGCGATCATTCTCTTTAATAATGGTAGATCCCCCTGGTCGGATGTACCTTTCTCCTCTTTGTATCATTACAATAAAGGCTGTTGTTGGGAAATTAAGATCTACAATTCTTTTATTTACCGCAAAAAAATCGGTATTTACTTCTACTTCTTTCATAGAAGATTTTGGTAAATTAAGCATAATCTTATCGATTTCTGTAAGCTTTTTCACCTTTTGAGGTAAGGCTACATTAAGCCATTTCGCCACGATAGACAACGTAGTACCTTGTATCAGCACAGAAGTAACGGAAATAAAAAACACAATATTGAAGATAACCGGTGCTTTCTCTATCCCTGCTAACAATGGGTAAGTAGCAAAAACGATAGGTACAGCTCCTCGTAAGCCTACCCAAGAAATATAGAACCTTCTTCTTAGTCTCATTTTAAAAAAAATAAGACTCAAGAAAACACTTGCAGGTCTTGCTACAAGAATAAGGAAAGCTGAAATCAGAATTCCTATTCCCATATACGGAACTATTTGTGAAGGAAATACTAGCAAACCTAAAGTTAAGAATAACACAATTTGCATTAGCCACGCAAGCCCATCATACATTTTATAAATAGCTTGCTTATGAATTAAATCTTGATTACCGAGATAAACTGCACATATGTAAATTGCCAAAAAACCATTTCCACCAAAAAAATCGGTTGCAGAAAAAGTAATAAACATCAACGCGATTACCAAAACAGGATAAAGCCCCTCAAAATCCAACTTAATAGAGTTAACAATCCACTTGCTTATCTTCCCAAATCCGAACCCTAAAATAGCTCCTAAAAGCATCTGCTTAAAAAATATAGGAATCATTGAAGTAAAACTTAAATCCTGATTCACAACCAAGGATAGAAACAGTAAAGTTAGTACATAAGCCATAGGATCATTACTCCCACTTTCTAACTCTAGCGTAGGTCGCAGGTTAGATCTCAGTGCTAAACTCTTAGATCTTAATATTGAAAAGACGGCAGCAGCATCCGTTGAAGAAACGATAGACCCTAGCAACAAGCTTTCGTAAATCGTAAAATCAGTTACCAACCATACAAAGCCTCCTAAAATAAGAGCCGTAAGTAACACCCCTATAGTGGACAGAGCCAACCCTTGTTTGAGAATAGGTTTTACCGCTTTCCAATTGGTATCCAATCCCCCAGAAAACAAAATAAAATTAAGAGATATTATTCCTATAAACTGTGCTGCTTTTGGATCATTAAAATGAATACCACCAATACCTTCCGATCCCGCTAACATCCCTACTGCAAGGAAAAACAACAATGTTGGAACTCCAAATTTATACGAAGTCTTTCCGACTATTATACTAATAAATAATAATAGCGATCCAACTAAAAGTATATTTTCCGTGGTTAAATTCATTTTACGATAAAATTAAGTGATTTGTTTGCTAATATATGAAATATTAATCGTTTTTAAGTACAAAAAAATCAATATTTATGCGATATACTTTAAAAAAAGTAGATTGTTTTTGGTTTAAAAATTCAAAATAATTTAATCTACAAATTCCATATACTTGGCTTTTATTTATATATTTGTTATAACATTCCTTACATCATTGATAATATAAAACGAATACATGAGAAAAAATAAAGATATCACACTCGTACTCTCTGGAGGTGGAGCTCGTGGATTAGCTCATATCGGTGTTATTGAAGAGCTAAATGCGCAAGGATATCAAATCAAAAGTATTACAGGAACTTCCATGGGAGCTTTGGTAGGAGGCTTATATGCTATGGGCAAACTAGAGGAATTTAAACTCTGGGTAAGTAAACTCAACCGATATAGTGTACTTAGATTGCTGGATTTCTCCTTTAAAAGTGGAGGCTTAATCAAAGGAGAAAAAGTCCTCAATCTCCTAAGAATCCTTATCCCTGGTGAGAATATAGAGAATTTGCAACTTCCCTTTCAGTGTGTCGCTACCGATTTACAGACCCAACAAGCTGTGGTCTTTAATTCTGGAAAAATCTACGATGCCATCCATGCCTCTATTGCAATACCTGGGATATTTAACCCTATACAAAAAGGAGAAATGGTCCTAGTGGATGGAGGTGTTTTAAATAACATTCCTACTCAGTTTGCAATTAAAACTTCTGAAACGGATAAGATACTAGCCGTAAATGCAAATGCTAAAATCCCTTATGGGGAAATCCAACATTCCCACCTCTCTTCCAATATGAGCATGTTTAGAATTAGCAACCGATCTATTTCTCTAATGATGGAAACCATTGGTAATTTTAACCTAAAAGAGTACCCAGCAGATTTTATGATTAGTCTTTCCCGATACTCTTGTGAATTATATGAGTTTTATAAAGCAGAACAACAAATAGAATATGGCAGAAAAGTTGCCCGAGAGCAACTTTCCGAATATCCTTTTTAACACTATTTTTTCTTTCTAGCTTTTTGCTTTTGCTGACCTCTATTTTTAGGTTTAGTCTTTGGTGGTTTTCTTTTGGTTGGACCTCCCAAGTTAATTTTTTTATTTTTTGCTTTTTTCTCATGGAAAGCTCCTCCTCCCAACTCTATATTAGGAGCTTTGGTCGGGTTTTTCATTTTAACAACCTCTTTCTCCGACTCTATTTTTTTAGGATTAATTTCTACCTCCTCAGGGAAATCCTCAAAGGCTAGTTCTTTGTCCATCAACATTTCAATTTCCAAAAGGGGCACTTCCTCTTTGGCTGTTACAAAACTAATGGCAATCCCTTCCTTATCAGCTCTACCCGTTCTACCAATCCTATGAATATATTGTTCAGGGATTTCTGGAATTTCAAAATTAATAACATGGGTAACATCCGAAATATCCAAACCTCTTGCCATGACATCGGTGGTAATCAACCCTCTTACTTCTCCTTCTTCAAACTTCTTCATTGCACGAAGACGGTAATTCTGAGATTTGTTAGAATGTATTACATCAAATACATCTGGATACCATTCGGATATTGTATTAAATAAGTAATCGGCGTGCTTTTTATTATTTGCAAATACCAATACTTTAGAGAAATCTTCATGCTGCTCCAAAAGGAATTTTAGCAAATTAATTTTCGTATTAAAATTTTCTACCTTGTATCCTTTCTGAACAATCTTCTCTAGAGGAGTTCCTGACCTTGCTAAACTGATTTCCTGAGGGCTGTTAAAATACTCATACAACATTTCATCTACAGCATCCGTCATTGTCGCAGAGAACAGAACATTTTGTCTTTTCTCTCTCAAGATTTCGAAAATGTGGGTAAGTTGATGTCTGAATCCTAAATTCAGCATCTCATCAAACTCATCAATCACCAAATGCTTAACTTCTTTTAAACTTACAGCATTATCAATGGCTAAATCCAATACCCTACCTGGGGTTCCCACTAGGATATCTACTCCACCATCAAATTTCAATTTTTGAGTATTGATATTTACCCCTCCAAAAACGCCTAATACTCTTGTGCTAAGATTTTCGGTTAAGCTTTCTAAGATTTCAGAAACCTGTACTACCAATTCGCGAGTTGGTACCAATATCAATACTGTAGGTGCTCCGGATTTGGAATATTTCCACATCTTAAGGATAGGCAAAAGATAAGCTAGGGTCTTCCCAGTCCCTGTTTGTGCAATCCCCATAACATCTTTTCCAGAAAGTACTGGTTTAAAACTCTTAAGCTGTATTGGGGTAGGAATGGTAATTCCTAACTGATCTAGCGATTCTTCCAATTTTCGAGGAAGTTCAAAATCCTTAAATGTTATCATTTTGCAAAGATAGTTTTTTTTAAGAAAAATCCTCAATTTCTATTTTCCTATTCAAGATAAAAAGCCTATAATTCTTGCATTCATCGATATCGTTTTTACCTCTCATAAAAGTAATCTATAAGCCTGCTTATCATAGGTCAAGGCAAAAAAGTATAAAGTTTTGTATCTTTGCAGACATTTTTATATTCATATAATGAAGCCTAATTTATTAAAATACATACATTTATTATTTGGGTTAAGTTTTAGCTTAAACAACGCTCAGATTGTTCAATATTCGATAGAAAAACCTCAAGATAGCATTGCAGAGAAAAAATGTTTTTTGAAAAAAATCATTCATTATTTTGAAGAATCCAAAATCGATAAATCCAATAAAAAATTTGATATTTCCTTTATTGGAGGACCTAGCTACTCGGTAGATACAAAACTAGGATTGGGATTAATGGCTTCTGGTCTTTACCGTATCGATAAAGAAAATCTTACTCTAGCTCCCTCCAATGTATCGATATATACTAATTTTACGACAAGTGGTTTTTTCTCCGTAGGGATAGATAATCACACCATATTTCCTAACGACCAGTACCGAATAGATCTGGATACTTATTTTGCCTATATGCCGAATTTATATTTCGGGAGAGGATATGAGGCAGGAGCTAATGAGAAATCTTCAAAATTTGATGAATACCGCCTTTCCTTTAAAGCTGATTTCACTACTAAAGTATTACCCAACACCTATGTAGGGGCTACAGTAACGGCTAAAAACATTAAAGGAAAAAACTTTGAAGACAGTAGTTTACAACCTAACGAAAGCCTTTCTAACACTATTATTGGAGGAGGATATATCCTTTCTTATGACAGTAGGGATTTCATCCCGAATCCTTCCAAAGGGATTTTATTGAAATTAGAACAAAGCTTTTACCCTAAAGCTTTAGGAAGCATCCAAAGTTTCAACAAAATAGATGTAAGTGCTAGGGCCTACCAACAAATATGGAAAGGCGGAATCCTAGCTTTTGACCTTAATGGTATTTTCAATAACGGAAATACTCCTTGGAATATGTTATCCATGCTAGGAGGATCGCGACAAATGCGAGGCTATTATACTGGGATGTACCGAGATAAAAAGCAAATCAACTCTCAGATAGAATTAAGACAAAAAGTATATAGAAGAAATGGTGTAGTTACCTGGGTGGGAGCAGGATCTGTCTTTGATAGTTTTAACCATTGGGATTGGAAACACGTTCTCCCTTCTTACGGTATTGGCTACCGATGGGAGTTTAAAAAGCGTGTTAATGTCCGTATCGACTATGGTTTTGGGAAAGGACAAAGTGGTTTCTACTTCAATATTAACGAGGCTTTTTAAGTCTAATCATTCTAAAATTTATAAAAAAAAACGACATTATTCTCTCATGAGATTTCATTTAAAAAATATACAAGCTCAATACCTTCTGGCATACTATCTTTTGGTAAGCTTAATTCCTAGTTTATACTTTTTATTTACCCATCCTTCTAATATATTCGGAAAGTTATGTGCGATTACCTTCCCTATTGGATTGGTTCTTCTGATTCTTTCTGCACTTAAAAATACTGGTAAGTGGTATTTGATTTTATTCCCGCTTACCTTCATTAACGCCTTTCAGATTGTTCTCTTTTATCTATTTGGGGATGATGTTATCGCCTCCGACATGTTTCTAAATGTAGTTACGACCAACACTTCTGAAATTAACGAGCTACTAGGATCTTTACTTCCTTCTATTGCACTCGTTGTAGGCTTATATATCCCGCCAATTATATTTGCTATCTTACAATGGAAACAGAAAAACTTTTTATCTTTTTCTCTCCGAAAAAAGCTAATTCCCATTGCCGCGATTATCTTAATTTTTTCTTTTGGCTTTTCTTTACTTGCAAAAAAGAACAATGGAAGTAAATTTCAATATTACACTGATGTTTACCCTATTAATGCTTTTTATAATTTAAAATACGCATATGATAAGTTTAATAAAGTAAAAAACTATCCTGTTTCTTCACTCAACTTCAAATACCAAGCTACGCGAAAAGGAGAAAATAAAGACAGGCAAATTATTGTATTAATTGTAGGAGAAACCAGTAGAGCTGATAATTGGGGTTTATACGGATATTCTAGAAATACTACTCCCTTGCTAGAAAAACAAAGTAACCTTATTGCATTTCCCGATGCGATTACACAGGCCAACGCCACTCATAAGAGTGTCTCGATGATTCTTTCCAGCAACGACGCCAATAATTACAATGAAATTTATCAAAGAAAAGGTATTGTTGAAGCCTTTAAAGAAGCTGACTTTAAAACCATATGTATTTCTAACCAAGCAGAAAACGGATCTTTTATAGAATACTTTACCAAAGAGGCTGATCTTTATAAAACCCTAAGAGTTACCAATACCAAAACCAGAGTGGTAGAAAACCATTTCGATAATGAACTAGTTCCTCTTATGGAAAAAGAAATCAAAGAAAATCCTGGTAATTTATTTATCATCATCCATAGCTATGGGTCACATTTCAAATATATGGAACGTTATCCTAAGGCGTTCCAAAAATTTACTCCAGATTTAATTACCAATGTCGATCATTTTCAGAAACAGAGATTGGTAAATGCCTATGATAATAGTATTTTATACACCGATTATTTTTTATCCAACACTATAGATACTTTAAAAAAGACCAAAGCTTCTACTTTGATGATGTACACTTCAGATCATGGAGAAGATTTATTTGATGACAAACGAGGAAAGTTTTTGCACTCCTCTCCTACTCCTACCTATTATCAATTGAAAATACCTATGCTATTGTGGTATTCCGACCAATATCAACAACAGCATTCGGATAAAATAAAAAATATCCACCAGCATCAATCATTACCGGTTAACACCAGCATTATATTCTCTACATTGTTGGAAGCTGCTGATATTTCATCTCCTTATTTACAACCTCATTTATCGATTATTAATCCTAAATTTTCTTTAAAAGAGAGAATGTACCTTAATGATCATGATCAGGCTGTTTGGTATCAAAAACTAAACTTGAAACCTCAGGATTTCGAGATGATTAAAAAGAATAAAATTGGAAATTAACTTCATTGTTATGAACACTTCAAATATTAGAAAAGCAGGTATTACCGCTTTATTATTTTCAAGCTTTACCTTAAATGCACAGAAAATAGAAGCGATTCCTTTTGGCAATATGGATCATTGGATTACCAGACAAGTGAAGGAATCATTTGTTATCGGTGGGCACACTCAAAAACTTTATGAGATAGGAGATGCTAGAGATAGCGTAGCTCCTAACAAGCCTTACGTTAACCGACATTCTCCATGGGCTACTTCTTCTGTTTTGGCTACCGTAAGCGGAATTACCAAAGGTAGTGTAACTGTTTTTCCTGAAAATAGAGGAAATGGAAAAGCTGCACGATTAGAAACTAGAGTGGAAAAAGTAAAAGTTCTCGGAGTACTCAATATCAATGTATTGGCAAGCGGAACCATCTTTTTAGGGCATATGATAGAGCCTATTAAAGACACTAAAAACCCACAAGCTAAATTAGTTACAGGTATCCCTTTTAGTAAAAAGCCAGACTTCTTAGAATTCGACTATAAGGTAACTACAGGAGGAGCTTCTAGAAAGATTAACGGACTAAGTGCTAGTGGATCCGCAACTGGGACTACTGATAAAGCAGAAGTTTTTATTTTACTACAACACCGTTGGGAAGATGCCCAAGGTAATGTGCATGCTAAACGTATCGGTACAGGATGGGAAAGGATATTCCAATCCACAAGCTCGTGGAAAAACAATCACCGAATTCCAGTTTTTTACGGCAATATGACCAACCAAAGAGGATATGCTAGCTACATGGGATTAAAAAATGGAGCCCACGCTTATTACACCCGAAATAGCAAAGGAAAAATGGTGCCTATACATGAGGATGGTTGGGGAGATGCTAATGATAAAGTTACCCACCTTATTGTCCAGTTCTCTTCAAGTAACGGAGGAGCTTATATCGGAAATCCTAACTCTAAATTATGGATAGACAATGTTGGATTAGGTTATAACTAATCTACATTCATCAGTAATAAAGAGAAAGGCGACTCTAATTGAATCGCCTTTTTCTATATTCTTAAATCTCATTAAGATTACACCAACATGCTTAGTGGGTTTTCTAAATAAGCTTTTAATGTTTGTAAGAATTCAGCACCTGTTGCACCATCAATTACTCTATGGTCACAAGCTAAAGATAGTTTCATAATATTACCTACCACAATTTCACCATTCTTAACCACTGGTTTTTCGATAATTGCACCTACTGAAAGAATTGCTGAATTAGGTTGGTTAATGATACTTGTAAAGGTTTCAATACCGAACATTCCTAGGTTAGAAATAGAGAAAGTACTTCCCTCCATTTCATTTGCTTTTAGTCCTTTAGATTTTGCTCTAGAAGCCATATCTTTTACAGAAGCTGAAATCTGAGAATAAGACATGAAATCGGTATTTTTAAGTACAGGAACTACTAATCCATCAGGAATTGCCACTGCAACCCCAATATTAACATTAGCATGATGTACAATTTTATCTCCTGCCCATGAGCTATTTACCATCGGGTGTTTTCTTAAAGCTACAGCTGTTGCTTTAATAATCATATCATTAAATGATATTTTGGTATCAGGTAAGCTGTTTATTTCTTTTCTTGTAGCAATTGCTTTACTCATATCCACCTCTACCATTAGATAGTAGTGAGGAGCAGAGAATTTACTTTCTGAAAGTCTTTTAGCAATTACATTACGAACTTGTGAGTTAGGAGTTTCAGTATCTTCGCCAGACATAAAGCTTACCACAGGAGCTGGAGTAGTAGCTGCTGGTTTTACCTCAGCAACTGCTGGAGTAGCTTCAACCGCTGGGGCTACTTTTGCTGGAGTAGCCTGATAGTTTTCTACATCTTTTTTAACGATACGTCCATTATCTCCAGAACCTTGGATAGTTGAAATATCAATTCCTTTTTCTGAAGCTATTTTTTTAGCCAAAGGAGAAATTGCAATTCTTCCTGATGTAGAAGAAGCTGCTACTACTGCTTTAGGAGCTTCGCTCACTGGAGTTGTATCTGCTACTGGAGTTGAAGTAGCCACTGGTACTCCAGATGTTAATCCTGAAACATCTGTACCTGCAGGGCCTATAATTGCTAAAACGCTATCTACAGGAGCCCCTTCACCTTCAGCAACACCTTGGTAAAGAAGAACACCATCAAACTCAGATTCAAAATCTTGAACAGCTTTGTCGGTTTCAA encodes:
- a CDS encoding PCMD domain-containing protein, which codes for MNTSNIRKAGITALLFSSFTLNAQKIEAIPFGNMDHWITRQVKESFVIGGHTQKLYEIGDARDSVAPNKPYVNRHSPWATSSVLATVSGITKGSVTVFPENRGNGKAARLETRVEKVKVLGVLNINVLASGTIFLGHMIEPIKDTKNPQAKLVTGIPFSKKPDFLEFDYKVTTGGASRKINGLSASGSATGTTDKAEVFILLQHRWEDAQGNVHAKRIGTGWERIFQSTSSWKNNHRIPVFYGNMTNQRGYASYMGLKNGAHAYYTRNSKGKMVPIHEDGWGDANDKVTHLIVQFSSSNGGAYIGNPNSKLWIDNVGLGYN
- a CDS encoding pyruvate dehydrogenase complex dihydrolipoamide acetyltransferase; translated protein: MAEVITMPRLSDTMTEGKVAKWHKALGDTVKEGDILAEIETDKAVQDFESEIDGKLLYIGVEEGGQAAVDSILCIIGSEGEDISALIGGAPAQEAVAETPAVETPSAAPTTSTEIPAGVEVITMPRLSDTMTEGKVAKWHKNTGDAVKEGDILAEIETDKAVQDFESEFDGVLLYQGVAEGEGAPVDSVLAIIGPAGTDVSGLTSGVPVATSTPVADTTPVSEAPKAVVAASSTSGRIAISPLAKKIASEKGIDISTIQGSGDNGRIVKKDVENYQATPAKVAPAVEATPAVAEVKPAATTPAPVVSFMSGEDTETPNSQVRNVIAKRLSESKFSAPHYYLMVEVDMSKAIATRKEINSLPDTKISFNDMIIKATAVALRKHPMVNSSWAGDKIVHHANVNIGVAVAIPDGLVVPVLKNTDFMSYSQISASVKDMASRAKSKGLKANEMEGSTFSISNLGMFGIETFTSIINQPNSAILSVGAIIEKPVVKNGEIVVGNIMKLSLACDHRVIDGATGAEFLQTLKAYLENPLSMLV
- a CDS encoding BamA/TamA family outer membrane protein, with product MKKIIHYFEESKIDKSNKKFDISFIGGPSYSVDTKLGLGLMASGLYRIDKENLTLAPSNVSIYTNFTTSGFFSVGIDNHTIFPNDQYRIDLDTYFAYMPNLYFGRGYEAGANEKSSKFDEYRLSFKADFTTKVLPNTYVGATVTAKNIKGKNFEDSSLQPNESLSNTIIGGGYILSYDSRDFIPNPSKGILLKLEQSFYPKALGSIQSFNKIDVSARAYQQIWKGGILAFDLNGIFNNGNTPWNMLSMLGGSRQMRGYYTGMYRDKKQINSQIELRQKVYRRNGVVTWVGAGSVFDSFNHWDWKHVLPSYGIGYRWEFKKRVNVRIDYGFGKGQSGFYFNINEAF
- a CDS encoding phosphoethanolamine transferase — its product is MRFHLKNIQAQYLLAYYLLVSLIPSLYFLFTHPSNIFGKLCAITFPIGLVLLILSALKNTGKWYLILFPLTFINAFQIVLFYLFGDDVIASDMFLNVVTTNTSEINELLGSLLPSIALVVGLYIPPIIFAILQWKQKNFLSFSLRKKLIPIAAIILIFSFGFSLLAKKNNGSKFQYYTDVYPINAFYNLKYAYDKFNKVKNYPVSSLNFKYQATRKGENKDRQIIVLIVGETSRADNWGLYGYSRNTTPLLEKQSNLIAFPDAITQANATHKSVSMILSSNDANNYNEIYQRKGIVEAFKEADFKTICISNQAENGSFIEYFTKEADLYKTLRVTNTKTRVVENHFDNELVPLMEKEIKENPGNLFIIIHSYGSHFKYMERYPKAFQKFTPDLITNVDHFQKQRLVNAYDNSILYTDYFLSNTIDTLKKTKASTLMMYTSDHGEDLFDDKRGKFLHSSPTPTYYQLKIPMLLWYSDQYQQQHSDKIKNIHQHQSLPVNTSIIFSTLLEAADISSPYLQPHLSIINPKFSLKERMYLNDHDQAVWYQKLNLKPQDFEMIKKNKIGN